One segment of Mycolicibacterium baixiangningiae DNA contains the following:
- a CDS encoding amino acid ABC transporter permease, translated as MTAVESPSPTASPAAIDAVPLRHPWRWVTAVVIVILVGLFLYGAATNDAYRWSTYWEYLFNERVLTVGVVNTLQLTIYSMVLALVLGVLLAVMRLSPNPVFRAVSWAYLWVFRGTPVYVQLVFWGLLPTIYQNIQLGVPFGPSLLHIDLQSLSFPFVLAILGLALNESAYMAEIIRAGISSVPEGQMEASTALGMSWSLAMRRTVLPQAMRVIIPPTGNEVISMLKTTSLVTGVPFALDLYGITSREIASRIFEPVPLLMVAATWYLIITSVLMVGQYYLERYFARGVSRKLTSRQLEALAKAQLGEPHP; from the coding sequence ATGACAGCTGTCGAATCGCCGTCACCCACCGCCAGCCCCGCTGCCATAGACGCGGTTCCACTCCGGCATCCCTGGCGGTGGGTGACGGCGGTCGTCATCGTCATCCTGGTCGGTCTGTTCCTCTACGGCGCCGCCACCAACGACGCTTACCGCTGGTCGACCTACTGGGAGTACCTGTTCAACGAACGGGTACTGACCGTCGGTGTCGTCAACACCCTGCAGCTGACCATCTACTCGATGGTGCTGGCCCTCGTGCTCGGCGTGCTGCTCGCGGTCATGCGGCTGTCACCCAACCCGGTTTTCCGGGCGGTGTCGTGGGCGTACCTCTGGGTCTTCCGCGGCACCCCGGTGTACGTGCAGCTGGTGTTCTGGGGGCTGCTGCCCACGATCTACCAGAACATCCAGCTCGGGGTGCCGTTCGGGCCGTCGCTGCTGCACATCGACCTGCAGTCGCTGTCGTTTCCGTTCGTGCTGGCCATCCTCGGCCTGGCGCTCAACGAATCGGCCTACATGGCCGAGATCATCCGAGCCGGCATCAGCTCGGTACCCGAGGGCCAGATGGAAGCGTCGACGGCGTTGGGTATGTCGTGGAGTCTGGCCATGCGGCGCACAGTGCTGCCGCAGGCAATGCGGGTCATCATCCCGCCGACCGGCAACGAGGTGATCAGCATGCTGAAGACCACCTCGCTGGTCACCGGCGTGCCCTTTGCGCTGGATCTCTACGGCATCACCTCCCGCGAGATCGCCTCGCGCATCTTCGAACCGGTGCCGTTGCTGATGGTCGCCGCCACGTGGTACCTGATCATCACCAGCGTGCTGATGGTCGGGCAGTACTACCTCGAGCGCTACTTCGCCCGCGGCGTGTCACGCAAGCTCACGTCTCGGCAGCTCGAAGCGCTCGCCAAGGCACAGTTGGGAGAGCCGCACCCATGA
- a CDS encoding amino acid ABC transporter ATP-binding protein, with product MVKAEQVCKSFGALHVLKGVTLEVGRGEVLCIVGPSGSGKSTFLRCINHLEQVNAGRLYVDGELVGYRERGDKLLELSPRDAAKQRRDVGMVFQHFNLFPHRTALGNIVEAPVHVKRVKKDDALARANDLLDLVGLADKATAYPAQLSGGQQQRVAIARALAMNPKLMLFDEPTSALDPELVGEVLAVMKKLASEGMTMLVVTHEMGFAREVADKLVFMDGGVIVETGNPREMMANPQHERTKAFLSKVM from the coding sequence ATGGTCAAGGCCGAACAGGTGTGCAAGAGCTTCGGCGCACTGCACGTCCTCAAAGGCGTGACGCTCGAAGTCGGCAGAGGCGAGGTGCTCTGCATCGTCGGGCCGTCCGGATCCGGGAAGTCCACGTTCCTGCGGTGCATCAACCACCTCGAGCAGGTCAACGCCGGCCGCCTGTACGTCGACGGTGAGCTGGTGGGGTACCGCGAACGCGGTGACAAGTTGCTCGAGCTGTCGCCACGCGACGCGGCCAAGCAGCGCCGCGACGTGGGCATGGTGTTCCAGCACTTCAACCTGTTCCCGCACCGCACTGCGCTCGGCAACATCGTCGAGGCGCCGGTGCACGTCAAGCGCGTCAAGAAGGACGACGCCCTGGCGCGGGCCAACGATCTGCTCGACCTGGTCGGGCTGGCGGACAAGGCGACCGCCTATCCCGCCCAGCTCTCGGGCGGTCAGCAGCAGCGGGTGGCGATCGCACGGGCGCTGGCGATGAACCCGAAACTGATGCTGTTCGACGAGCCGACTTCGGCGCTGGACCCCGAACTGGTGGGTGAGGTGCTGGCCGTGATGAAGAAGCTGGCGTCGGAGGGGATGACGATGCTGGTGGTCACCCATGAGATGGGCTTCGCGCGCGAGGTCGCCGACAAGCTGGTGTTCATGGACGGCGGCGTGATCGTCGAGACCGGAAACCCGCGCGAGATGATGGCCAACCCGCAGCACGAACGCACGAAAGCCTTCCTGTCCAAGGTGATGTAG
- the macS gene encoding MacS family sensor histidine kinase, whose protein sequence is MPQRVDPAAPLWRAAQVFRLLSCLYALGFQIAVNDDLDRRAVAWALFAVLMAWSAACAVAYLQGFGRRAGWVTAEVAVVVVLMLSTGLVADDQWVADNQSWPTTLWATNAVISAAILRGPVAGMVTGLVVMAASTVLKGYVSINVFRNATIVIELAVGLVVGMAAQTARRAHAELERATRLAAALEERERLSRHVHDGAIQVLALVARRGREIGGATAQLAELAGEQERALRRLVSDVDTPGAAGTHADVGAMLRRRASDRVSVSLPPEPVLLDSEVAAELCAAAVNALDNVAAHAGPEAKAYVLVEDLGDAVTVSVRDDGPGIPAGRLAQAAAEGRMGVAKSIVGRIDSLGGVAELHTGPDSGTEWELTVPRRRRQDGGRG, encoded by the coding sequence GTGCCGCAGCGGGTGGACCCCGCCGCACCGCTGTGGCGGGCGGCGCAGGTCTTTCGGCTCCTGAGCTGTCTGTACGCGCTCGGTTTCCAGATCGCGGTCAACGACGACCTCGACCGGCGGGCGGTTGCGTGGGCACTGTTCGCGGTGCTGATGGCGTGGAGCGCTGCGTGTGCGGTCGCCTATCTGCAGGGGTTCGGCCGCAGGGCCGGCTGGGTGACGGCAGAGGTCGCCGTCGTGGTGGTTCTGATGTTGTCGACCGGACTGGTCGCCGACGATCAGTGGGTGGCCGACAACCAGTCCTGGCCGACCACGCTGTGGGCGACCAACGCCGTGATCTCCGCGGCGATCCTGCGCGGACCGGTGGCGGGCATGGTGACCGGCCTGGTGGTGATGGCGGCCTCAACCGTCCTGAAGGGCTACGTCAGCATCAACGTGTTCCGCAACGCCACCATCGTCATCGAGCTGGCGGTGGGGCTGGTGGTCGGAATGGCCGCCCAGACCGCACGCCGCGCCCACGCCGAACTCGAGCGTGCCACCCGGCTGGCCGCCGCGCTCGAGGAACGTGAGCGACTCTCCCGTCACGTCCACGACGGCGCCATCCAGGTCTTGGCGCTCGTCGCGCGACGCGGCAGGGAGATCGGCGGGGCGACAGCACAATTGGCCGAGCTCGCCGGCGAGCAGGAACGTGCGCTGCGCCGCCTGGTCAGCGACGTCGACACCCCTGGTGCCGCCGGAACCCACGCCGATGTCGGCGCCATGTTGCGCCGCCGCGCGTCCGACCGGGTGTCGGTCAGCCTGCCGCCCGAACCGGTGCTCCTCGACTCCGAGGTGGCCGCCGAACTCTGCGCTGCCGCGGTCAACGCGCTCGACAACGTGGCCGCCCACGCCGGCCCGGAGGCCAAGGCATACGTGCTGGTGGAGGACCTCGGTGACGCGGTGACGGTCAGTGTGCGCGACGACGGCCCCGGCATTCCCGCCGGACGGCTGGCACAGGCTGCCGCGGAAGGCAGGATGGGAGTGGCGAAATCGATTGTGGGACGCATTGATTCGCTGGGCGGTGTTGCCGAGTTGCACACCGGACCGGACAGCGGCACGGAGTGGGAGCTGACGGTGCCGCGGCGACGACGGCAGGATGGTGGCCGTGGCTGA
- a CDS encoding response regulator: MVAVADDGPTTVMVVDDHPIWRDAVARDLADDGFAVVATADGVATARRRAGVVKPAVVVMDMRLTDGDGAQATAEVLAVSPVSRVLVLSASDEREDVLEAVKAGATGYLVKSASKAELSAAVRATAEGRAVFTPGLAGLVLGEYRRIAQRPDADASVPTLTERETEVLRYVAKGLTARQIAARLSLSHRTVENHVQATFRKLQVANRVELARYAIEHGLDE, translated from the coding sequence ATGGTGGCCGTGGCTGACGACGGGCCGACCACCGTGATGGTGGTCGATGACCACCCCATCTGGAGGGATGCGGTGGCCCGCGATCTCGCCGACGACGGCTTCGCGGTGGTCGCGACCGCCGACGGGGTCGCGACGGCCCGGCGCAGGGCGGGGGTCGTCAAGCCGGCGGTGGTGGTGATGGACATGCGGCTGACCGACGGTGACGGCGCCCAAGCCACCGCCGAGGTGCTGGCCGTCTCCCCGGTGTCGCGAGTGCTGGTGCTGTCGGCGTCCGATGAGCGGGAGGACGTCCTCGAGGCGGTGAAGGCCGGTGCGACCGGCTATCTGGTCAAGAGCGCGTCCAAGGCCGAACTGAGCGCAGCGGTCCGGGCCACCGCCGAGGGCCGCGCGGTGTTCACCCCGGGGCTCGCCGGGCTGGTCCTGGGGGAGTACCGCCGCATCGCGCAGCGGCCGGACGCCGACGCCTCGGTGCCCACGCTGACCGAACGCGAGACCGAGGTGTTGCGTTACGTGGCGAAAGGGCTTACGGCCAGACAGATCGCCGCACGGCTGTCGCTGAGCCACCGCACCGTCGAGAACCACGTGCAGGCGACCTTCCGGAAGCTGCAGGTGGCCAATCGGGTCGAGTTGGCGCGCTATGCGATCGAGCACGGCCTCGACGAATAG
- a CDS encoding DUF2339 domain-containing protein, whose product MTESHHAVLARLSTDFAAISRQLARVSSDLTELDRLLAAGSPRPQPAPVPAPPPVWPQYAPPPTPPPVVLPPPPRVPRVPRVPRERSEGWIGKALAVAGVAVTLIGVVLLLVLAAQAGILRPEIRVGAGALLAAGLVAAGCRVNRSDGGRVGGIALTATGIAAAYFDVIAVTTIYEWVAAPVGLVVAAVVSGGGLALARRWDSEHLGLLVLVPLITLAPVLTEGVTLLLVAFMLALSAATLPVQLGRDWTWLHAARTAAATLPLLVALAAAAVDGDHDLLLAAACGIAALLALAGALLVLPHTARRAVLALLTAAGVAPVLCVSLTADRVVAALMIAALAVALLAIVLSAQWLPAVSGVVGQIWSALSAVSALIAVTVAFDGEVAAPLLLAMAVVVAVAGRHDAVARWSALGFAVIGGALYVAYVPPSALVRAVTLSAPDAVSILVSSVLLIAAAGAIAVGWLGRVTGDTVRALCVATATVAGYAVTAFMVTAGVLVGGTGGGFFAGHVAATICWIGGAAALFGYAARRPRADRPLAIGAGLALVSAAMAKLFLFDLGTLDGIFRVTVFLVVGMILLGMGAGYARILAGKDQRDVTTITQ is encoded by the coding sequence ATGACCGAATCGCACCATGCCGTCCTCGCGCGACTGTCGACCGACTTCGCGGCGATCTCCCGGCAGCTCGCCCGGGTGTCGTCGGACCTGACTGAGCTGGACCGGCTGCTGGCCGCCGGGTCACCCCGGCCGCAGCCCGCGCCGGTGCCCGCGCCCCCACCGGTGTGGCCGCAGTACGCGCCGCCCCCAACGCCACCGCCGGTCGTGCTGCCGCCACCGCCGCGTGTTCCCCGTGTGCCCCGTGTTCCGCGGGAGCGCTCGGAAGGCTGGATCGGCAAGGCGCTGGCGGTGGCCGGCGTCGCGGTGACGCTGATCGGTGTGGTGCTGCTGCTGGTGCTGGCGGCGCAGGCCGGCATCCTGCGCCCGGAGATTCGCGTCGGAGCCGGCGCTCTGCTCGCCGCGGGGCTCGTCGCCGCCGGGTGCCGGGTCAATCGCAGCGACGGTGGCCGGGTGGGCGGTATCGCGTTGACAGCCACCGGGATCGCAGCGGCGTACTTCGACGTCATCGCCGTCACCACCATTTACGAATGGGTCGCCGCACCCGTCGGTCTGGTGGTGGCCGCGGTCGTCAGCGGGGGAGGCCTCGCGTTGGCCCGCCGATGGGACAGCGAACACCTCGGCCTGTTGGTCCTGGTGCCGCTGATCACGCTCGCCCCGGTACTCACCGAGGGGGTGACGCTGTTGCTGGTGGCGTTCATGCTCGCGTTGTCCGCCGCGACGTTGCCGGTGCAACTCGGCAGGGACTGGACCTGGCTGCACGCGGCGCGGACCGCGGCGGCCACGCTGCCGCTCCTGGTGGCGCTCGCCGCAGCGGCGGTCGACGGCGATCACGATCTCCTGCTGGCCGCGGCTTGCGGCATCGCGGCGCTGCTCGCACTGGCCGGTGCCCTGCTGGTGCTGCCGCACACCGCCCGGCGTGCGGTGCTGGCGCTGCTCACCGCGGCGGGCGTCGCGCCGGTGCTGTGCGTATCGCTGACCGCCGACCGCGTGGTGGCCGCGCTGATGATCGCCGCACTGGCTGTCGCGCTGCTGGCGATCGTGCTGAGTGCGCAATGGCTTCCGGCGGTCTCGGGCGTGGTCGGGCAGATCTGGTCGGCACTGTCGGCGGTGAGTGCGCTGATCGCGGTCACCGTCGCATTCGACGGTGAAGTCGCCGCGCCGCTGCTGTTGGCGATGGCGGTCGTGGTCGCCGTGGCCGGTCGGCATGACGCCGTCGCGCGCTGGTCAGCGCTCGGCTTCGCGGTGATCGGCGGCGCGCTGTATGTCGCCTACGTGCCGCCGTCGGCGTTGGTCCGCGCGGTGACGCTCAGCGCCCCGGATGCGGTGTCGATTCTCGTCTCCAGCGTGCTGCTGATCGCCGCGGCCGGAGCGATCGCCGTCGGATGGCTGGGCCGCGTTACCGGAGACACCGTCCGCGCGCTGTGTGTCGCGACGGCCACGGTGGCCGGATATGCCGTGACGGCGTTCATGGTGACTGCGGGCGTTCTCGTCGGCGGGACCGGCGGTGGCTTCTTCGCCGGGCATGTGGCGGCCACGATCTGCTGGATCGGCGGCGCCGCGGCCTTGTTCGGCTATGCCGCGCGCCGTCCCAGAGCGGATCGCCCGCTGGCCATCGGCGCCGGCTTGGCGCTGGTGTCGGCGGCGATGGCCAAACTCTTCCTGTTCGACCTGGGCACCCTCGACGGGATCTTCCGGGTGACGGTGTTCCTGGTGGTCGGGATGATCCTGCTCGGCATGGGCGCCGGCTACGCCCGGATACTCGCCGGGAAAGACCAGCGGGATGTGACGACGATCACCCAGTAA
- a CDS encoding Dps family protein: MNTTRRTEAEVQGFTASPEFAANLQRVLVDLIELHLQGKQAHWNVVGTNFRDLHLQLDALVDFAREGSDTIAERMRALDTVPDGRSDTVAATTSLPEFPAYERSTGEVVDLITVRIHAAVDTMRTVHDAIDAEDPSTADVLHQLIDGLEKLAWLIKSENRKV; encoded by the coding sequence ATGAACACGACACGTCGCACTGAAGCTGAAGTCCAGGGTTTCACGGCCTCGCCGGAGTTCGCCGCCAACCTGCAGCGGGTTCTGGTCGACCTGATCGAGCTGCACCTGCAGGGCAAGCAGGCGCACTGGAACGTCGTCGGCACCAACTTCCGCGATCTGCACCTGCAGCTCGACGCGCTGGTCGACTTCGCCCGCGAGGGCAGCGACACGATCGCCGAGCGGATGCGGGCTCTCGACACGGTTCCCGACGGCCGCTCCGACACCGTCGCGGCAACGACCAGCCTGCCCGAATTCCCGGCCTACGAGCGCAGCACCGGTGAGGTGGTCGATCTGATCACCGTGCGGATCCACGCCGCCGTCGACACCATGCGCACTGTCCACGACGCGATCGACGCGGAGGACCCGAGCACCGCCGACGTCCTGCATCAGCTGATCGACGGCCTCGAAAAGCTCGCCTGGTTGATCAAATCCGAGAACCGGAAGGTCTAA
- a CDS encoding SRPBCC family protein, translating into MTVTRDIAASRQRVWDVIADGWTYSQWVVGNSRMRAVDPRWPAPGSTIHHSIGVWPALLDDETVVEEATPPERLVMHAKGRPIGSARIILELSEIPTGCRISMQEFPISGIGKLMPERLADAAVWPRNNETLRRLAFLAERRDDSDVDGN; encoded by the coding sequence GTGACTGTGACCCGAGATATCGCTGCCTCGCGCCAACGCGTCTGGGATGTGATCGCCGACGGCTGGACGTATTCGCAGTGGGTGGTGGGCAACAGCCGGATGCGGGCCGTGGACCCTCGGTGGCCCGCGCCCGGCTCCACCATCCACCACTCGATCGGTGTCTGGCCGGCACTGCTCGACGACGAAACCGTCGTGGAAGAGGCCACCCCGCCGGAACGGCTCGTGATGCACGCTAAAGGGCGGCCGATCGGGAGTGCCCGAATCATCTTGGAGCTCAGCGAGATTCCCACAGGGTGTCGCATCTCGATGCAGGAGTTCCCGATCAGCGGCATCGGCAAGCTGATGCCGGAGCGGCTCGCCGATGCAGCCGTGTGGCCCCGCAACAACGAAACGCTGCGGCGGCTCGCCTTCCTCGCCGAGCGTCGTGACGACAGTGACGTCGACGGTAACTAG
- a CDS encoding phytoene desaturase family protein, whose translation MADAGWDVVVLEAQPEPGGAVRSAERIPGYTSDLYSAFYPLSVASPVLSGLHLEDHGLQWTHAPAVVGHPRSASDEDAPVIYRDISRTAEELARHHPADGDNWLRLFDLWQQVKDPLLTSLFSPFPPVRGAVGLLRTLGTADALRLVHRLVLPAGEMARQLFDGDAARLLLLGNALHADVPVDAPGSGVMGFMLIMMAQDGGWPVPVGGAGQLTAALVNRARAAGAQIVCDQPASEIQVRGGRAVGVRTADGRSISARRAVVADVSAPALYRDLLPASAVPPRVLEDLEHFTWDTPVLKINYALDAPIPWRSKNLNEVGTVHLGADVDGLVRWMADLNTRTVPDNPFMLFGQMTTADPTRSPEGTESAWAYTHLPRDVTDDESADRLSEAVDRVLEEHAPGFTDQVVGKFIQRPSELTASDANLVGGAVNGGTAQLQQQLIFRPTPGFGRAETPIEGLFLGSAGAHPGGGVHGVCGSNAARAALASDGVTGWPRRRINQLVMSLFVR comes from the coding sequence ATGGCCGACGCAGGCTGGGACGTCGTAGTGCTCGAGGCGCAGCCCGAACCCGGCGGCGCCGTCCGCAGCGCCGAACGCATCCCCGGCTACACCAGCGATCTGTACAGCGCGTTCTATCCGCTGTCCGTCGCGTCGCCGGTGCTGTCGGGTCTGCACCTCGAGGACCACGGCCTGCAGTGGACGCATGCGCCCGCGGTGGTGGGGCACCCGCGCTCGGCCTCCGACGAGGACGCGCCGGTGATCTACCGCGACATCTCCCGCACCGCCGAGGAACTCGCGCGGCACCATCCCGCCGACGGCGACAACTGGCTGCGGCTGTTCGACCTCTGGCAGCAGGTCAAGGACCCTCTGCTGACCAGTCTCTTCTCACCCTTTCCTCCGGTGCGCGGCGCGGTCGGGCTGCTGCGCACACTGGGGACCGCCGACGCGCTGCGACTAGTCCACCGCCTGGTGCTGCCGGCCGGCGAGATGGCCAGACAACTCTTCGACGGTGATGCGGCGCGGCTGCTGCTGCTCGGCAATGCGCTGCACGCCGATGTCCCGGTCGACGCCCCGGGCAGCGGCGTCATGGGTTTCATGCTGATCATGATGGCGCAGGACGGGGGATGGCCCGTTCCGGTCGGCGGGGCGGGACAACTCACCGCGGCCCTGGTCAACCGGGCCCGCGCCGCGGGTGCGCAGATCGTGTGCGACCAACCGGCCAGCGAGATACAGGTGCGCGGCGGCCGGGCCGTCGGCGTGCGCACTGCCGACGGCCGGTCGATTTCCGCGCGACGCGCCGTGGTGGCCGACGTGTCGGCGCCCGCGCTGTACCGGGACCTGCTGCCCGCCTCGGCCGTACCTCCCCGGGTGCTCGAGGATCTCGAGCACTTCACCTGGGACACCCCGGTGCTGAAGATCAACTACGCGCTGGACGCGCCGATACCGTGGCGTTCGAAGAACCTCAACGAGGTGGGGACGGTGCACCTCGGCGCGGACGTGGACGGACTGGTCCGCTGGATGGCCGACCTCAACACCCGTACCGTGCCGGACAATCCGTTCATGCTGTTCGGTCAGATGACGACCGCCGATCCGACGCGCTCCCCAGAGGGCACCGAAAGTGCCTGGGCCTACACGCATCTGCCTCGGGACGTCACCGACGACGAATCGGCTGACCGATTGTCCGAGGCGGTCGACCGGGTGCTGGAGGAGCATGCGCCGGGCTTCACCGATCAGGTCGTCGGCAAGTTCATCCAGCGTCCCTCCGAGCTGACCGCATCGGATGCGAACCTCGTCGGGGGTGCGGTCAACGGCGGCACCGCCCAGCTGCAGCAGCAACTCATCTTCCGGCCGACGCCGGGATTCGGCCGCGCGGAGACGCCGATCGAAGGGCTGTTCCTGGGCAGCGCGGGTGCTCACCCGGGCGGGGGCGTGCACGGAGTCTGCGGGAGCAACGCGGCGCGGGCCGCTCTGGCGAGCGACGGGGTGACCGGTTGGCCGCGCAGGCGGATCAACCAGCTGGTGATGTCACTGTTCGTCCGGTAA
- a CDS encoding adenylate/guanylate cyclase domain-containing protein: MAEGQGRRTVCMPEVALQNRMPARTRHYAEAVLRRLRVLTIAIWIAATVSAVFGTLQLVMGGPGWWIGVLNLVFAALFLGIPLLYRFGELVAPLTFFVLAYLSVTFICYSVGTNSGLQFYYLVAASLVVLVLGIERIVMSAVIVTLGLGACIAIELAVPEDRGLRPSWMLTVGFVLSAVSATIMVFATVWYAVRETDRAERAMEAEYQRSEKLLANILPASVAERLKDPTHTIIADRYDDASILFADIAGYTKRASDISPTDLVRFLDRLYTDLDGLVDRHGLEKVKTSGDSYMVVSGVPRPRSDHAEALACLALDMAEAVADLEDPLGRAVPLRIGLASGPVVAGVVGARKFFYDVWGDAVNVASRMETTDIEGRIQVPHNVYERIRHSFVLEERGDVDVKGKGVMHTWYLVGRRDDDAVREAVELPVTGRTVTSPAG; the protein is encoded by the coding sequence ATGGCTGAAGGCCAAGGCCGTCGCACAGTGTGCATGCCGGAGGTGGCGCTGCAGAACCGCATGCCCGCGCGCACCCGGCACTACGCCGAGGCCGTCCTGCGCAGGCTGCGTGTGCTGACGATCGCGATCTGGATCGCGGCGACCGTCTCCGCCGTCTTCGGGACCCTCCAGCTGGTCATGGGTGGTCCCGGCTGGTGGATCGGGGTGCTGAACCTCGTCTTCGCGGCCCTCTTCCTGGGCATACCGCTGCTCTACCGCTTCGGTGAGTTGGTCGCGCCGCTGACGTTCTTCGTGCTCGCCTATCTGTCGGTGACGTTCATCTGCTATTCCGTCGGCACCAACTCCGGTCTGCAGTTCTACTACCTCGTGGCCGCATCGCTGGTGGTGCTCGTGCTGGGCATCGAACGCATCGTGATGTCCGCGGTGATCGTCACACTGGGCCTGGGCGCCTGTATCGCCATAGAATTGGCGGTACCCGAGGACCGCGGACTGCGACCGTCGTGGATGCTGACGGTCGGCTTCGTCCTGTCCGCCGTATCCGCGACGATCATGGTCTTCGCCACGGTCTGGTACGCGGTGCGCGAGACCGACCGCGCCGAACGAGCGATGGAGGCGGAGTACCAGCGATCGGAGAAGCTGCTGGCCAACATCCTGCCCGCGTCGGTCGCCGAGCGCCTCAAGGACCCGACGCACACGATCATCGCGGACCGATACGACGACGCGTCGATTCTGTTCGCCGACATCGCCGGTTACACGAAGCGGGCCAGCGACATCTCCCCCACCGATCTGGTCCGATTCCTCGACCGGCTCTACACCGACCTCGACGGGCTCGTCGACCGCCACGGCCTCGAGAAGGTCAAGACCAGCGGGGACAGCTACATGGTGGTCAGCGGAGTGCCCAGGCCGCGGTCGGACCATGCCGAAGCCCTGGCGTGCCTGGCCCTCGACATGGCAGAGGCGGTCGCAGACCTCGAGGATCCGCTCGGACGCGCGGTGCCGCTGCGCATCGGCCTGGCGTCCGGACCGGTGGTCGCGGGTGTGGTGGGTGCGCGCAAGTTCTTCTACGACGTGTGGGGGGACGCCGTCAACGTGGCCTCCCGCATGGAAACCACCGATATCGAGGGGCGAATTCAGGTGCCGCACAACGTGTATGAGCGCATCAGGCACTCGTTCGTCCTCGAGGAGCGCGGTGACGTCGACGTCAAGGGCAAGGGCGTGATGCACACCTGGTACCTGGTCGGCCGGCGCGACGACGACGCGGTTCGCGAGGCGGTCGAACTCCCCGTTACCGGACGAACAGTGACATCACCAGCTGGTTGA
- a CDS encoding helix-turn-helix domain-containing protein has product MPTVRELVADPHLGLVLVAGARHADRDIEAAAVSELRRPGPWLQGGELLLTIGLLLPDTAQGCRSYLTELAAAGVRAVGIGLGADLPHQGAPATLVTVAEEIGMPLLTVPDPVPFIAVTKAVFAARARAERREVEWALRTQRALTAAAVSPGGLSGILGAHRDATGRTGVVVDLLGRVLAAAGPDAEPLPARWEDLLASVRDLGLTAAAVDIRDGRRRELHALGARRLRGWLLVDGPVDQLESHSAQQVSGDLVSLLSLELERRLGTNTAHRRARAQVLDRLARGTVDDAVAARLLAGVGLSDADLRCAVVDAPTDAEDFAADLLTTLPDAIVRVTGDVVEVAVPLDTDLDAALGRLAAGRAAGIGIAVRPGALTVSLRQAKSALPVSRTQGRHVHADAVASSRVLLDSVGGHDLRVFADAVLAPLDAADRATELTRALSGFLEHNGQWAATAGALRVHRHTVRHRIDTVERLTGRRLDDAQDRFELWLALRAREAARMSAE; this is encoded by the coding sequence ATGCCGACGGTGCGCGAACTGGTCGCCGACCCCCATCTGGGACTGGTGCTGGTGGCCGGCGCGCGCCATGCCGACCGGGACATCGAGGCCGCCGCGGTCTCGGAACTGCGCCGGCCCGGACCGTGGCTGCAGGGCGGTGAGCTGCTGCTCACCATCGGGTTGTTGCTGCCCGACACCGCGCAGGGATGCCGGAGCTATCTGACCGAACTGGCGGCCGCGGGGGTCCGCGCGGTCGGGATCGGGCTGGGCGCCGACCTGCCGCACCAGGGTGCACCGGCGACACTCGTCACCGTCGCCGAGGAGATCGGGATGCCGCTGCTGACCGTCCCCGATCCGGTGCCGTTCATCGCCGTCACCAAGGCGGTGTTCGCCGCCCGGGCCCGCGCCGAACGCCGGGAGGTCGAGTGGGCGCTGCGGACGCAGCGGGCGTTGACCGCGGCGGCGGTGTCGCCGGGTGGGCTGTCCGGCATCCTCGGCGCGCACCGCGACGCCACCGGCCGCACCGGTGTGGTGGTCGACCTCCTGGGACGGGTGTTGGCCGCGGCGGGCCCGGACGCCGAACCGCTGCCGGCCCGGTGGGAAGACCTGTTGGCCTCGGTGCGCGATCTCGGCCTGACGGCCGCGGCGGTCGACATCCGCGACGGCCGGCGTCGCGAACTGCACGCCCTCGGCGCCCGACGACTCCGCGGGTGGCTACTGGTCGACGGCCCCGTAGATCAACTGGAATCGCATTCTGCGCAACAAGTTTCGGGTGACCTGGTATCGCTGCTGTCGCTCGAACTGGAACGTCGGCTCGGCACCAACACCGCGCATCGACGTGCCCGCGCCCAGGTGCTCGACCGGTTGGCCCGCGGCACCGTCGACGACGCCGTCGCGGCACGTTTGCTGGCGGGGGTGGGACTCTCCGATGCAGACCTGCGCTGCGCCGTCGTCGACGCGCCAACCGACGCCGAGGATTTCGCGGCCGACCTTCTCACCACGTTGCCGGACGCCATAGTGCGCGTCACCGGCGACGTGGTCGAGGTGGCGGTGCCGCTCGACACCGATCTGGATGCGGCGCTGGGCAGGCTGGCCGCCGGGCGGGCCGCCGGCATCGGCATCGCGGTGCGCCCCGGCGCTCTGACGGTGTCCCTGCGCCAGGCGAAGTCGGCACTTCCCGTCAGCCGGACCCAGGGCAGGCACGTCCACGCCGACGCCGTCGCGAGCAGCCGGGTGCTGCTCGACAGTGTCGGCGGCCACGACCTCCGCGTCTTCGCCGACGCCGTCCTCGCTCCGCTCGACGCCGCTGACCGGGCCACGGAGTTGACGCGCGCGCTGAGCGGCTTCCTCGAGCACAACGGACAGTGGGCTGCGACAGCCGGCGCGCTGCGCGTTCACCGCCACACCGTGCGTCACCGCATCGACACCGTGGAACGGCTCACCGGCCGGCGGCTCGACGACGCGCAGGACCGGTTCGAACTCTGGCTCGCCCTGCGCGCCCGGGAGGCCGCGCGAATGTCTGCCGAGTAG